The sequence GAGTTGGTGCAGTAACAGGTTTAAAAGGTCTAATAACTTATATTGGTGCTGCTATGGCAGGATTACCAGTTGCTTTAATTAAAAATCATTACAGTTGGTCTGGAGTTTATATTCTTTTAATTGTTTTTTCAGGATTAATTATAATAACTTTATTACCATTGATATTCAAAGATAATAAAAAATGTAAATTAAATGAAAAAACTGCATAAAAATAGTTTATTTAAGTTGACTTTAAAATTAATATCATATACACTTACCCTGTGTATAATTATCTCCTAAAATGTTTTTCGAAATTTAACACAACTTATCAATTCAAAAGTTAACGTCCTTAATTTTAAGGGCGTTTCTTTTATTCTAAAGGAAATTTTTAATTACTTCCATAAAATTATTATATAGAAAAAATTTAAAGAGGTTTTAAACATGGAAGAATTATTAATTTTAATAATAACTGGATTAGGAATTGGAATGAGTTTAATGGGAGTTTCAACATCAATAATATTTTCTCCTCTAATTGTATGGGCTTATGGTTCTAAACTAGGAAATGGTATTATGATAATCCCATATTTTATAGCTGATATCTATATTACCTATAAATATCGAAAAGATTTTAATGTTAAAGATACTTTAAAACTCGTTCCATTTGCTTTTTTAGGAATGATTTTAGCTATATTTTTAATTCCTTATATTTCAGAAGAAATATTTTCTAAAATTTTAGGAATCTTAATTATAATTACAAATTTATTATTTTTTATAAAAAATTATGAAAAAAAATTTAAAAAATTTGCAAGTTTCTTTGGATTCTTTGGAGGACTATCATCTTATTTAGCAAATATTTCTGGTCCTATTTTTAATATTTATTTTTTAAGTTTAAATAAAAATCAAAAAAATTTTATTGGAAATAGAGCTTTATTTTTTACTTTTTTAAATTTTATAAAACTTTTTTTATATTTTTTTATTTATAAGAATATTTCTACCTATACTTTATCTAGAAGTTTAATTACAATTCCTTTTTTATTCTTAGGAATATTTTCCACAGGATTTTTTCTAAAAAAAATATCTTCTGAAACTTTTAGTAAAATTATTGTTTTTTTAAGTTTAATTATAGCTATTTATCTTTTAATTTAAAAAACTCTCCCTACTATGGAAGAGTTTTTTTATTATTTATTATCTATTTTCTTTTCTAATTCATAAAATCTTTTATTCATTCTTATTAATTTTTTTATTAATTCTCTTTCTGATAAAGCTGTCATTAAGTGATCTTGTGCATGAACAAATAACATCGAAATTTCAACTTTATTTCCTCCAGCCTCTTTTTGAATCATATCAGTTTGTACATGATGAGCTTGTAAAACTGCTCCATCACATTCTTTCAAGGCTTCCTCTGCTCCTAAAAAATCTCCTTCTTCTGCTAATGTTAATGCTCTATATGCATGACTTTTAGCCTCTCCTGCAAAACCTACTATTGAAAATATTACTTCTTCTAATTGTTCTGTTGTTATTAAATTTGACATTTTTCCTCCTAAAATTTGATATTTTTATTTTTCTATTAACTTAAATTTTTGCCAAGGTTTTATTCTATCTAATAAATATATATACTCTTCTTTAATTTTTCCAACAACATTTGTTTTTCCACTATTTTTCATATCCTTTAAAGCTATCTGCATCTCTCCTGCATAATGACCATATAAAGACGACTCTATTAAAATATCTCCTTTTTTTATCACTTCAGGACTATTAAATAGTTTAAATTCCAACCCTTTATATTTTACTCTAGGTTGTGTAGATCTTATTACATATTCACTTATATCTCCTCTATTAAAATGTAATTCATCTAAAACGATTTTCTTCTCTATTGTAGGAATATTATTTTCTAAATTAACTTCTAATTCCAACAAACTTCTATTTATATTTGCCAAAGAGCTTAATTCTTCTTCTGAAGCAAAACAATTAGATATAATTACACAATCAATCCCTTCTGAAAATAAATCTCTTCCTTGAATTTCTATAGCTAAATCTCTATGCTCTTCTAAAGTACATAATCCATCATCCACGGGCCAAGGACCAAAAGTTCCACTCTTTGCGTTAACAAAAGCTGCTGTAGTTAAAGAATATCTTTTAAATCTTTTTGTACAATTTCTAAATTGTTCCCTTGAAAGTCCTGTATATCTATGGGGATAAAAATTATGACATCCTAATAATTTATCTGTGTTTGGAATAAAATCCATTATTGTATCAACATAATTAGTATTATTACTCATATTTATTTCGATAGCTAAATCGTATTTATTAAACGTCATTAAACTTTCTTCGTTTCCAGTAAATCCTACATCTAATCTAACTCCATAAGCTCCTATATCATGGAAAAATCTTAAATCATCATAAGATATTTCTAAATCATTAAAAATATTAGGGGCTACATCTACTATAACTTTCATCCCAAAGCTATTTGCATATTCTATTGTTTCTTTAAACTCTTTTAATATTAGTTCCTTATCTCCTTGAACTGATAATAAACAAGTAAATATTCTAGTATAGCCATATTTTGCAGCTAATTTTATATATTCCTTATTCTCTTCTATAGTTCCATGGAAAGGATAAATAGAAATTCCTATCTCTCTCAATTTTTCCTCCTCAAAATATTTTCTTAAATTTATTATACAAGATTTTTCACTAATGTCAATCGTTAAACAGACAGAATGTTCTCTTATCAAATGATCGTTATGTTTTTATCTGATTTTACTTATACAAATAAAAAATAAAAAAATAGAGTATAATTATATACTCTATTTTTCGTCTTGTTTTTTATATATTTTTATTATTCCTTCTTTTGTTTCACTATGATATAATGCTTCTATTTTAAAATTTTCATCTTTATATTTTAATATTTCATCTGCTTTTAATTTATGTAAGATTTTTAAAAAATGATAATTATAATAAAATTTACATTTTAATAATTCTTTATAAATTCTAGATTCAAAAATAAATAAATGTGAAAATTTATCACTTATTTCTTGTACCAATAAATAATTCTCATTTTTCATTTTGCTTTTATTATATAAATCTTCTTCTAGTCCTTTTTTTATATGTTCATCCAAAGGTGAACTATGATTTTCTAAAATATATTCTAAATTATTTTTCACATATTCAAACCCATTATTTATTATACTTTTTTCTATTAATTTTGTTACACTTACAAAAGAAGTTACTTTATTTATTAACTTATTTACAAGTTTATCAGTCTCTAAAGAAATATTATTAAATTTTTTATGATAAAAGGTAAATTTCAACTCTTTTATTTTACTAGTTATACCTGCACTTTTTTTTATTTTTTCATATTGAATTGAATAATCTGTTAATTTATTAATATCTTCTATAATTGGTTTTATCACAGCCTTTTCAAAATCATAAAATCTTTCGTAATTATCTATATCTATTCCTATCATTTTCTTAAAAATATCAATTTCTTTAATAAAACTACCTTTACTCTTATTTTTTAAAATTTCTAAATAAATAGAATTACTTCCTTTTTCTTTAAATAAAACTGTAGATAAAATATTTATTTCTCCAAAAATATTTTTCTCTTTAATAAACTCTATAGCTTTGGAAAGATAAAATTTATAATTATTCTCAACTTTAATATAAAAATCAACAAATGGAAAAGAGGCAAAATAAACTTCCTTATTATTTTCAAAAACTGTAATGTTTATTCTTTTTTTTACAAATTTTTCTAAAAATCCTTCGAGATCTTCTTTGCTTCCAATAATTCCATATATTTCATCTAATGTATATTCTACAACTGTATCTTTATTTTTTATTTTAGAATTTTCTATAGATTCTAAAAAACTTTTTTCTTTCTTAGTTATTTTTTTTTCTGGAATTATAGTAATATCATTTTTTTCAATATCAAATTTAAAATTTTCCAAATTTCCCCCCTATATTTAGACGAATTTTTAATAAATAAATAAATAAATAATTTTTTTTGTAAATTTTATTAAATTTACTCTTATTTTTAGACGAATTTTTATTTTAACTTTATTCAACATACATAATTCTACATTGATTTACTTATTTTTTCAAGATTATTTTCTTGCTATTCTTTTGTTTTACACGAATTTTATTCATTTTTTGCATAATTTGACTTTAAAAAGAACATAAGTTACTATAGTAGCAAGAAAAATAAATCATAATCGTAAAGGAGAAATAAATTATTATGAAAAAAATATTATTATTATGTTCTGCTGGAATGTCAACAAGTATGGTTGTTAAAAAAATGGAAGCTGCTGCTGCTGCTGAAAATATAGAAGTAAAAATAGATGCTGTAGGTCTAGAGCAATTCCATGAATTATTATCTCAATATGATGTATTCCTTTTAGGACCACAAGTAAGATTTAAAAAACCTGAATTAGCACCAATTGCTGCTGCTGCTGGAAAACCTTTAGAAGTAATTGATACTATGGCTTACGGAACTCTAAATGGTAAAAAGATTTTAGATTTTGCTTTAAGTTTATAATTTTTAACTAACTATTAAATATCTTAAAACTTAGGAGGATCAACCTTTATGAAAAAATCATTATATTTTTTATCTGCATTAACTTTATTAACAACAACAGCTTTTGCAAATGCTGAAATTAAAGAAGAAACTGTAAATACTGAAACTGAAGTTATGTCTACAGTTGAGGTTCCTACTTCTACTTGGTCTTTTACAGGAAGAACTTATTTAGAATTTGAAGATTTTGATAATAATGCTACTATTAATAGAGGAAATAAAGAAGGAGTTATGAATAAATTAGGTTCTGGATCCGATGGAACTTTCTGGGGAACTGGAATTTCAGCTTCTAAAGATAAATTAACATTAGACTTAAATGTTGAAAGAAGATATTTTGGAGATTTAAACAGTTCTCTAGGTGGCTCAAAAAGTGATACTACTAGAGTAGATTATAAAGTTAGATATCAATTGCTTCCAAAACAAGGTTTTCATGTTAAATATAGAAATGACAAAAATAATGGTAGCAGAAGAGATAGAATCGAGTTAGGAACAGACTTTAATTATTTCGATAATCTATTAGCTGGTTGGTTAGTTGTAGGTCATGATAAAGATAAGACTTATTCTTCTTATGACGCAACAGGAAAATATACTCCATCAAAATCATCTACAGGAACTTATTGGGAAGGAGATTTCGGACCTACATTTAAATTGTCTGAAAAACTATCTTTAAATCCTACTTTATATACTACTGGAGAATTTTATGATAGTTACGAAATGGTTGAAACTCAATTGAGAATAATGGTTCCTTATCAAGTAAATGAAAAGTTAACAGTTATGCCTAGAATTAGATTAACTCTAGATAGAACTCAAGATTCTAAAGATTCTAATGGAAAATGGTGTACTGACTATGAGCAAAAATTAGGAGATAAAATAAGATACGAATTATTAGCTAACTATATTATCAATGAGAACCTATCTACTTTTATGGGAATCGCTTATGAAGATGGAAAAAGAGATTTCAAAAATTCAGATAGATTTGGCGAAGGTGAAAATGGTAAAAAAGATGTATCTTTAATCTGGACTTATGTAGGTCTTAACTACAAATTCTAATATAATTTTATGGGGAGGGGATATTTTCCCTCCACCCCTTTCTATACTATAGGAATTTTCTAAGTTATATCATATAGTAAATATAGAAATTAAAACGGAGGAATGATTTATGGAAAAATTTATGAATTTAATCGAACAAAAATTAATGCCTGTTGCTGCTAAAATCGGACAGAATAGATATTTAAATTCTATTAAAGATGGTTTTGTATATACAATGCCCTTTTTAATAATAGGATCTTTTATTCTTTTAATAGTTAATTTGCCTTTTACCGATCCAAATACAGTTTTATATATGGAATGGTATGCGAAATTAATGGCTTCTTATAAAGCTGCTCTTGTACAACCATTTTATGTTAGTATGGGAGTAATGTCATTATTTGTAGCGTACGGAATAGGTATGTCTTTGGCTAATCATTATAAGCTTAATGGAGTTACTGGTGGATTTTTATCATTATATGCTTTTATGTTAACTTCTGCTAAATTAGATTGGCTCCCTGTTGGACAAGCTGAAGGGGCAGCTAAACTATTTTTAATTCCACAAGGTGGATGGATGCCTGTAATGGATGCTAGATATCTAGATGCTAAAGGATTATTTACAGCTATTATCGGTGGTATTATTGCTATTGAAATTTTTAGAATATTAGTACAGAAAAAATTTGTTATAAAATTACCTGATTCTGTACCTCCTGCAATTGCAAAATCATTTGAATTATTAATTCCAATTGTAGTAGTAACAATTTTATTCCATGCATTTAGTATCTTTGTTCAAAGTAAATTAAGTTTAATGATTCCAGAGCTTATTATGAAGGGATTTGCACCTTTATTACATATGTCAGATTCATTACCTTCAGTATTATTAATTATAATGGTAACTCATATTTTATGGTTTGCTGGATTACATGGAACAAATATTGTTATAGCAATTGTTAATGCTATTTCTCTATCAAACTTAGCTGCTAACCAAGCTGCATTACAAGCTGGTCAAACTTTACCTAAAATATTTGCTGGTGGATTTTTAGATGCTTACGTATATATTGGTGGAGCAGGTGCAACTTTAGGATTAGCTATGGCAATGGTTAGAAGTAAAAATGAACATATTAAATCAATCGGTAAGTTATCTATAATTCCAAGTATATTTAATATAAATGAACCTATTATGTTCGGATCTCCTATTGTTATGAACCCGTTATTATTAATACCTTTTATTGGTATTCCAATGTTAAATGCAACTATTGCATGGATTGCTACAAAATATGGGATTGTTGAAAAAGTTGTTTCTTTAGTACCATGGACAACTCCAGGTCCAATAGGAGCTTTACTTTCTACAAATTTTAGTTTAACAGCATTCTTATTAAGTTTTGCTTTAGTTTTCTTATCATTCATAATTTATACTCCATTTTTAAGAGTATATGAAAAATCATTAGGAGAAGAATAAAAAAATGGGATTATCTTTTTAGATAGTCCCTTTTCTTTTATTAATTTTATTTTTTATTTTTAATACTAAGAAAATTTAAGAACCCTGATCCGATTATTATTAAGGCTCCTATAACAGAATATATATCTGGAATTTGATCCCATATAAAAATTCCATAAATTCCAGCAAAAACTATATTTAAATATTGATAAATAGAAACTTCACTTGGTGGTGCTACTTTATATGCCATTGTTAAAAACATTTGTCCCATAGCTGAGCAAAGACCTACTGCTCCTAATAAAATTAACTGATAATAAGTAGGCATTTTAAATCCATATACAAACATAGGAATTATCATAAATATTCCCGAATAAATAGAAAACCAAAATACAATATTTTTAGGATTATCCATTGTTCTCAAATGTCTTACATAAGTATAGGCTGCTCCTGCAAATAAAGAGGAAGCTAGTCCTAATAAAGAATAAATCACTTGGAAGTCCATTTTAGGTTTAATAACTAAAATAGCTCCAATGAAAATCATAAATAAATAAATTAATCCTTCCTTAGAAGGTTTCTCTTTTAAAAATATCCAAGCTAAAATTATTACCCAAAAAGGTGATATATTATTTAATAATACTGCATTAGCTAAGTTTATTTTACTAATTGCGAAAAAATAAAGGGCAGCTCCTATCACTCCAAATAAAGATCTTAAAAATAATAACTTTTTCCCTTTTGGACTTCGTCCACCTAAAGAAATTTGATTTTTATCTCCACAGCTTATATAAATAAGTATACCTGCTATTATCCCTCTAAAAAATAAAATTTGAAATGTAGAAAATTGATAAACACTAAGCGCCTTAGTAAAACTACCCATAGTTGCAAAGGAAAGCGCTGAAAGACTCATAAATAATGGGCCCTTTACTTTACTATTCATAATTTAAGTTCCCCCTTGTTTTTTCTTATTATAACACTTTAATAAAAAAATTATTATTTATATATTTCTAAAGTTTCTAAAAGAGCTTTTTTCATTTCTTTTCTTAATGAAATTGGTTCTAAAATTTCTGCTTCTTTCATAAAAGGAGCAAAATATAATTTTGCATTTTCAGAAGCAATTTCAAAATAATAAATATCTCCCTCTTTTCTTTTTAACTTTGGTCTATAATTTGTTAAACTTTTTAATAAAGTTTCTCCTATAGAAGTTAATCTTACTTTTATAATATTTCCATTTCCTAAAAATGGATCAAAATTCTTTCTTATATTTTCTATATATTTTTTATCTAAAATTAAAATTTCCTCATTTAAAAGAGTTATAATTTCTAATTCTTTTAATTTAAAATTTTCATATTTTTTTAAAGTTTCATTATATGAAAATATAAAATTTTCATCTCCTTGTTCTTCTCTTTTTATAAAATAAGGGTTAATAATATAAATTTCTCCTAAATATATTATTTTCATTTTTTTCTTTTTCAAGATACTTTCTAACAAAATTTCAACTTTATCTTCAAAAATGAATAGTTCTCTTTGATATTTAAATTTAGAAGAATATATTTGAAATAATTCTCTAAAATATTCTGCTTCTATTTCTACATTATTTTCTTTTAAAATGTCATAATATATATTTTCATTCATAACATTTAAATCAAATTGGATTATTTTTTTTAAAGATTTATTTTGTTTCTCTAAATTTTCATTCAATTTTATTTCCTTAGAATATTTACATTTCTCTAATAAATAATTACATAATCGATTACTATTTATACCAAATTCCTCAGAATCTTTTTTTAAAAGTCTCCATAAATCTTCTGTTACAGTAACTCTAATTTTTTTCATATTCCCACCCATTTTTTAATTTATTATATCATAAAAAAAGAAAATCTCCTCTCTAGGTTTCCCTAAAGAAGAGATTACTCTTTGCCTATGCTTTTACCAGAAGCACAAACGAACTCCATCTTTAATACCATATAATAATTAAATCCTAAGAAGGACATAACTAACTCATTCTACACAAATTCAGATAAATATTTTTCACCAGAATCTGTAGATAAGACTACGATTTTTAATCCTTTATTTTCGTTTTCCTTTGCGAAGTTAACAGCAGCATTAACAACTGCTCCTGTTGAAATACCTGAAAGTATTCCCTCTTCTCTTGCTAATCTCATTGTATATTCAAAAGCTGCATCATCTTCAGAAACTAAAACTTCATCAGCTAACTCATTATTATATACTGGTGGAATAAATCCTGCACTCATTCCCATCCCTTGAATTTTATGAGATCCTATATATCCCTTTGTTAATAAAGGAGAACTACTAGGTTCAACTGAATATGTTTTTATACTAGGTACTTCTTCTTTTAATCTTTTTGCTGTTCCAGAAAAACTACCTCCTGTTCCTGTTCCTGCAATGAATACATCTAAATTATTATTCATATCTTCTAAAATTTCTACAGCTGTTCCATCATAATGTGCTAAAGGATTATTTGGATTCTTAAATTGATCAGGTATAAAATGATTTTCATACTTTTCTTTTAATTCATCCATTTTCATTAAACATTCTTTCATCCCTTTATGCCCGTCAGTTAAAATAAGCTCTGCTCCATAAGCCTTTAAAAGTTTTTGTCTTTCTATACTCATAGTATCAGGCATTATTATAACTAATTTATATTTTTTAACAGCACATATCATTGCTAATGCAATTCCTGTATTTCCACTAGTTGCCTCAATTATAACTGTATCTTTATTTATTAAGCCTTTTTTTTCTCCATCTTCAATTATCTTAAGAGCGATTCTATCTTTTGTACTTCTCCCTGGATTAGCTCCTTCTAATTTTAGAAAAATTTCATTTCCATAAGACTCAATAGAATTTAACTTAACGATAGGTGTTCTCCCGATAGTTTCAATAATAGAATTTTTTATTGCCATGTTCTTCCCCTCTCTAAATATCACTCTTAAACTTTCTATAATAAGTATAACTTTTTTTTATTTTTTTTACTAGAACTCAATTTTTTTTATAAAAAATTCATATTTTTATAAAAATTTTATATATATTTCAAGTATTTAATAAAAAATAAAATTCATATTTCACGAATAAATATAAAATAAAAAAAAAGCCCCCTTAAAAGAGGGCTAATTACTAATCTTGGCGAATATAACCATAATCTCCGTTACGTTTTTTATAAACAACTTCCATTTTTCCTGTTTCTGAATTTTTAAAAACATAAAAATCTTTATTTAAAGTTTCTAGTTGTAAAATTGCTTCTTCTATATCCATTGGTTTAGGATGAATTGAAACTGGAATAATCCTTGATGTTTTTTCATATTTAATGAAATTTTCTTCTTCATTGTAATTTATTGTTTTAGTATATTTAGGAGAAGTTTGAGGATTTACATGATTATTATCTCGTAATTTCTCCTTATATTTAGTTAATTGCTTTTCTAATATATGCTCTACTTTATCAATAGACGCATATAAATCACTCTCTACAGCAACTGCTTTAATTAAATCTCCATCAATATAAACTCTAACTTCTGCAGTTTGAATAGGTCCATTTTTAGATTTTACAGCAGATAATGTCACTTGTATCTCTGTTATAGCATCGAAATATTTTTTTAACCCTGTTAATTTAGATTCTGCATAATTTTTAATAGCTTCTGTTATTATAAAATTTCTCCCAGCGATAAAGGTAATTTTCATATTGAATCACTCCTTCGTTGTGCTTAATATCTAATTTTTCTGTAGATTATATTGTTATTATAATTATACCTTAAGAAAACCTAATGTCAAATTTTTCCATCAATTATTTTTATTATTTTATCACACCTTTTTGAAATTCTTTCACTATGAGTTACAATTATAAACGTAGTATTATATTCTTTATTTATCTTTCTTAAAAGCTTATAAATCTCTTCACTAGTTTTAGAATCTAAATTTCCTGTTGGTTCATCTGCTAATATAATTTCTGGATTATTAATTAAACTCCTTGCTATAGCAACTCTTTGTTGTTCACCTCCTGATATTTTATCAATATTTATATTTAATTTTTCTTTTAAACCAACATATTCTAATAGCTCTATAGCTCTTTTCTTATCTTTATCTTCAATTTTTCCTTTTTTTATTAATACATTTATTAAAACATTTTCTATAACATTAAATTCTGGAAGTAAAAAATGAAATTGAAATATAAATCCAATATTTTCGTTTCTATATTTTGATATTTCTTTCTCTTTTAAATTTTGTATATTTATATCTTTAAAATAAATATCTCCCTTTGTTGGAAAATCTAATCCTCCTAAAATATTTAATAAAGTACTTTTCCCACTTCCACTTTCACCTGTTATTCCTATAAAGTCTCCTTCATAAATTTCTAAATTAATATTATATAAAATTATTTTATCGTTATATTTTTTCTCAATCTTATTTAAAGTTAATAGTTTTTTTTTATCCATTTTTTATAACCTCTAAAGGATTTATTTTAAAACATTTTATTAAAGGAAATATTGCTCCTATTATTCCCGTAACGGTTCCTAATATAATAATATAAAATATTTTATATGTTTCTATCTTGATATAAAAACTTGGTTTTCCAAATTTCATATATAACATAATCAAAGTTGTACCTAGTATTATTCCTACCAAACTTCCTAATAATCCTAATACCCCCCCTTCAATTAAAAATATAAGTCCAATAGATTTATTTCTTCCTCCTAAAGCTTTTAATATCCCTATTTGTTTTCTTTTTTGGAGAACTGTTACAGTTAAAATACTAGTTATACTCATAATTGTTCCTAAAATAACTGTTCCTTGAATAACTCTGCTTGAATTTGTCTGAGCTCGCAAAGCATTTTCTAATCCTTGGCCATCTCGTGTCCAGGAAATTGCTTCTATATTCTCGAAATATTTATTATATTTTTCAACTAACTTATTTCCTTCAAAAATATTATTAATTTGTATATCTATTTTATTTATTTTATTTTTTTTCTTATATATTCTTTGCATCGTATTTATATCCATAATAATCAAATTT is a genomic window of Cetobacterium ceti containing:
- a CDS encoding WYL domain-containing protein, coding for MKKIRVTVTEDLWRLLKKDSEEFGINSNRLCNYLLEKCKYSKEIKLNENLEKQNKSLKKIIQFDLNVMNENIYYDILKENNVEIEAEYFRELFQIYSSKFKYQRELFIFEDKVEILLESILKKKKMKIIYLGEIYIINPYFIKREEQGDENFIFSYNETLKKYENFKLKELEIITLLNEEILILDKKYIENIRKNFDPFLGNGNIIKVRLTSIGETLLKSLTNYRPKLKRKEGDIYYFEIASENAKLYFAPFMKEAEILEPISLRKEMKKALLETLEIYK
- a CDS encoding ABC transporter ATP-binding protein is translated as MDKKKLLTLNKIEKKYNDKIILYNINLEIYEGDFIGITGESGSGKSTLLNILGGLDFPTKGDIYFKDINIQNLKEKEISKYRNENIGFIFQFHFLLPEFNVIENVLINVLIKKGKIEDKDKKRAIELLEYVGLKEKLNINIDKISGGEQQRVAIARSLINNPEIILADEPTGNLDSKTSEEIYKLLRKINKEYNTTFIIVTHSERISKRCDKIIKIIDGKI
- a CDS encoding PTS sugar transporter subunit IIB, encoding MKKILLLCSAGMSTSMVVKKMEAAAAAENIEVKIDAVGLEQFHELLSQYDVFLLGPQVRFKKPELAPIAAAAGKPLEVIDTMAYGTLNGKKILDFALSL
- the hpf gene encoding ribosome hibernation-promoting factor, HPF/YfiA family, which translates into the protein MKITFIAGRNFIITEAIKNYAESKLTGLKKYFDAITEIQVTLSAVKSKNGPIQTAEVRVYIDGDLIKAVAVESDLYASIDKVEHILEKQLTKYKEKLRDNNHVNPQTSPKYTKTINYNEEENFIKYEKTSRIIPVSIHPKPMDIEEAILQLETLNKDFYVFKNSETGKMEVVYKKRNGDYGYIRQD
- the celB gene encoding PTS cellobiose transporter subunit IIC codes for the protein MEKFMNLIEQKLMPVAAKIGQNRYLNSIKDGFVYTMPFLIIGSFILLIVNLPFTDPNTVLYMEWYAKLMASYKAALVQPFYVSMGVMSLFVAYGIGMSLANHYKLNGVTGGFLSLYAFMLTSAKLDWLPVGQAEGAAKLFLIPQGGWMPVMDARYLDAKGLFTAIIGGIIAIEIFRILVQKKFVIKLPDSVPPAIAKSFELLIPIVVVTILFHAFSIFVQSKLSLMIPELIMKGFAPLLHMSDSLPSVLLIIMVTHILWFAGLHGTNIVIAIVNAISLSNLAANQAALQAGQTLPKIFAGGFLDAYVYIGGAGATLGLAMAMVRSKNEHIKSIGKLSIIPSIFNINEPIMFGSPIVMNPLLLIPFIGIPMLNATIAWIATKYGIVEKVVSLVPWTTPGPIGALLSTNFSLTAFLLSFALVFLSFIIYTPFLRVYEKSLGEE
- a CDS encoding sulfite exporter TauE/SafE family protein, which encodes MEELLILIITGLGIGMSLMGVSTSIIFSPLIVWAYGSKLGNGIMIIPYFIADIYITYKYRKDFNVKDTLKLVPFAFLGMILAIFLIPYISEEIFSKILGILIIITNLLFFIKNYEKKFKKFASFFGFFGGLSSYLANISGPIFNIYFLSLNKNQKNFIGNRALFFTFLNFIKLFLYFFIYKNISTYTLSRSLITIPFLFLGIFSTGFFLKKISSETFSKIIVFLSLIIAIYLLI
- the cysK gene encoding cysteine synthase A is translated as MAIKNSIIETIGRTPIVKLNSIESYGNEIFLKLEGANPGRSTKDRIALKIIEDGEKKGLINKDTVIIEATSGNTGIALAMICAVKKYKLVIIMPDTMSIERQKLLKAYGAELILTDGHKGMKECLMKMDELKEKYENHFIPDQFKNPNNPLAHYDGTAVEILEDMNNNLDVFIAGTGTGGSFSGTAKRLKEEVPSIKTYSVEPSSSPLLTKGYIGSHKIQGMGMSAGFIPPVYNNELADEVLVSEDDAAFEYTMRLAREEGILSGISTGAVVNAAVNFAKENENKGLKIVVLSTDSGEKYLSEFV
- a CDS encoding RepB family plasmid replication initiator protein, coding for MENFKFDIEKNDITIIPEKKITKKEKSFLESIENSKIKNKDTVVEYTLDEIYGIIGSKEDLEGFLEKFVKKRINITVFENNKEVYFASFPFVDFYIKVENNYKFYLSKAIEFIKEKNIFGEINILSTVLFKEKGSNSIYLEILKNKSKGSFIKEIDIFKKMIGIDIDNYERFYDFEKAVIKPIIEDINKLTDYSIQYEKIKKSAGITSKIKELKFTFYHKKFNNISLETDKLVNKLINKVTSFVSVTKLIEKSIINNGFEYVKNNLEYILENHSSPLDEHIKKGLEEDLYNKSKMKNENYLLVQEISDKFSHLFIFESRIYKELLKCKFYYNYHFLKILHKLKADEILKYKDENFKIEALYHSETKEGIIKIYKKQDEK
- a CDS encoding DUF871 domain-containing protein, coding for MREIGISIYPFHGTIEENKEYIKLAAKYGYTRIFTCLLSVQGDKELILKEFKETIEYANSFGMKVIVDVAPNIFNDLEISYDDLRFFHDIGAYGVRLDVGFTGNEESLMTFNKYDLAIEINMSNNTNYVDTIMDFIPNTDKLLGCHNFYPHRYTGLSREQFRNCTKRFKRYSLTTAAFVNAKSGTFGPWPVDDGLCTLEEHRDLAIEIQGRDLFSEGIDCVIISNCFASEEELSSLANINRSLLELEVNLENNIPTIEKKIVLDELHFNRGDISEYVIRSTQPRVKYKGLEFKLFNSPEVIKKGDILIESSLYGHYAGEMQIALKDMKNSGKTNVVGKIKEEYIYLLDRIKPWQKFKLIEK
- a CDS encoding DMT family transporter yields the protein MNSKVKGPLFMSLSALSFATMGSFTKALSVYQFSTFQILFFRGIIAGILIYISCGDKNQISLGGRSPKGKKLLFLRSLFGVIGAALYFFAISKINLANAVLLNNISPFWVIILAWIFLKEKPSKEGLIYLFMIFIGAILVIKPKMDFQVIYSLLGLASSLFAGAAYTYVRHLRTMDNPKNIVFWFSIYSGIFMIIPMFVYGFKMPTYYQLILLGAVGLCSAMGQMFLTMAYKVAPPSEVSIYQYLNIVFAGIYGIFIWDQIPDIYSVIGALIIIGSGFLNFLSIKNKK
- a CDS encoding PTS lactose/cellobiose transporter subunit IIA, whose translation is MSNLITTEQLEEVIFSIVGFAGEAKSHAYRALTLAEEGDFLGAEEALKECDGAVLQAHHVQTDMIQKEAGGNKVEISMLFVHAQDHLMTALSERELIKKLIRMNKRFYELEKKIDNK